The proteins below are encoded in one region of Pseudomonas sp. SCB32:
- a CDS encoding DUF2788 domain-containing protein, producing the protein MNESFEDWMMYGLVTGLILFMAFIVWDLAKKSKAGRMGTMVLFFALGLGVLGFLIKSVVVAGLEGGF; encoded by the coding sequence ATGAACGAAAGTTTCGAAGACTGGATGATGTATGGCCTGGTCACCGGCCTGATCCTGTTCATGGCCTTCATCGTCTGGGATCTGGCGAAGAAGTCCAAAGCCGGCCGCATGGGCACCATGGTGCTGTTCTTCGCCCTGGGCCTGGGTGTACTCGGCTTCCTGATCAAGTCCGTCGTCGTCGCGGGGCTCGAAGGCGGCTTCTGA
- a CDS encoding IS481 family transposase codes for MPWDTRDAMSLKEEFIALALHPDSNRRELCRRFNISPQTAYKWLRRYEEQGPPGLQEQSRRPCGSPRQTPEALEKEVLALRLAHPAWGGRKISHALTRRIAPSTVTNILHRNGLIVPPEIEAKKPWQRFEHEAPNDLWQMDFKGYFPTQKGQCHPLTLIDDHSRFNLAIQACANERRETVQERLTEVFRRYGLPARINTDNGSPWGSPRNPGELSALGVWLVSLGIRLSFSRPYHPQTNGKNERFHRALKLEVLKGRHFHDLAEAQVAFDRWREIYNHQRPHETLGYRVPMERYRASPWPYPEQPVEFEYGLDDVLAKVYHSRFRFRKRYFRIAKGLAGQHIAIRPRQDSELLFDVYFCYQLLRTIDLNSPDYGP; via the coding sequence ATGCCCTGGGACACGAGAGACGCTATGAGCCTGAAAGAGGAATTCATTGCCCTGGCCTTGCATCCCGATAGCAATCGAAGGGAGCTGTGCCGACGTTTCAACATCAGTCCGCAGACGGCCTACAAGTGGCTGAGGCGCTATGAGGAGCAAGGCCCTCCAGGATTGCAGGAGCAATCTCGGCGTCCGTGCGGCAGCCCGCGCCAAACCCCGGAAGCGTTGGAGAAGGAAGTACTTGCCCTTCGCTTGGCGCATCCAGCCTGGGGTGGACGCAAGATCAGCCATGCCTTGACGCGTCGTATCGCCCCCAGCACCGTGACGAACATCCTGCATCGCAACGGGCTGATTGTGCCGCCGGAAATTGAAGCGAAAAAACCGTGGCAGCGCTTCGAACACGAAGCCCCCAACGATCTTTGGCAGATGGACTTCAAGGGGTATTTCCCCACCCAGAAGGGACAGTGCCATCCACTGACGCTGATCGACGATCATTCCCGTTTCAACCTGGCGATCCAGGCGTGCGCCAATGAACGACGGGAAACCGTTCAGGAGCGGCTGACCGAGGTATTTCGGCGCTATGGGCTACCGGCCCGGATCAACACTGACAACGGATCGCCCTGGGGCTCACCGCGTAATCCCGGCGAGCTTTCAGCGCTAGGCGTTTGGCTCGTCAGTTTGGGCATCCGGCTGAGCTTCAGCCGCCCTTATCATCCCCAAACTAACGGCAAGAATGAGCGTTTCCATCGAGCACTCAAACTGGAAGTTCTGAAGGGCCGGCATTTCCATGATCTCGCCGAGGCTCAAGTAGCCTTTGATCGCTGGCGAGAGATCTATAACCACCAGCGACCTCATGAAACGCTGGGGTACCGGGTTCCAATGGAACGTTATCGAGCCAGTCCCTGGCCGTACCCGGAGCAGCCCGTGGAGTTCGAGTACGGACTGGACGATGTGCTGGCTAAGGTCTACCACAGCCGCTTTCGCTTCCGAAAACGCTACTTCCGCATCGCCAAGGGACTCGCTGGGCAGCACATCGCGATACGTCCACGCCAGGACAGTGAACTTCTGTTCGATGTGTATTTCTGCTATCAGCTACTACGAACCATCGACCTGAACAGCCCCGATTACGGGCCATAA
- a CDS encoding Lrp/AsnC family transcriptional regulator has protein sequence MDKLDRYDLRILAELQRDARISNQELAERIGLSPSPCSRRVKQLEDDGYIVRQVALLDSKKLGLSLTAFVLIGMDRHTPERFEHFQQIIGKCPEVLECSLVTGMDADYQLKVMVPDMERYQHFLLGTLTRIEGVTSVRSSFVLRNVLASTELPLDHLRV, from the coding sequence ATGGACAAGCTGGACCGCTACGACCTGCGCATTCTCGCCGAACTGCAGCGTGACGCGCGCATCTCCAACCAGGAGCTGGCCGAACGCATCGGCCTGTCGCCCTCCCCCTGCTCGCGGCGGGTCAAACAGCTGGAAGACGACGGCTACATCGTCCGCCAGGTCGCCCTGCTCGACAGCAAGAAACTCGGCCTGAGCCTCACCGCCTTCGTCCTGATCGGCATGGACCGCCACACGCCGGAGCGCTTCGAGCACTTCCAGCAGATCATCGGCAAATGCCCGGAAGTCCTGGAGTGCAGCCTGGTGACCGGGATGGACGCGGACTACCAGCTCAAGGTGATGGTGCCGGACATGGAGCGCTACCAGCACTTCCTGCTCGGCACCTTGACCCGCATCGAGGGCGTCACCAGCGTGCGCTCGAGTTTCGTGCTGCGTAATGTGCTGGCGAGCACCGAGCTGCCGTTGGATCACTTGCGGGTTTGA
- a CDS encoding DUF6515 family protein: MKSGIWPFAGVTLLSLAIAAQALAAEPQDQSGQSQGRPAASQGNNGGGRTPMSHEGPSRPMGNWQQRPAENSGGQWQGHPQGNGNGQWQGHPQGNGNGQWQGHPQGNGNGQWQGHPQGNGNGQWQVHPQVNGNGQWQGHPPASNGGQWQGNPRGDHDWHGNSPGNNGGQWSGRPPAANANPGIPPPSGNDQWHGRPIGAGTTQWQGEHSDRPGWQGGSRPPPGGWQGRPPPSHGNWGPHPSYWRPGYVVNSVPAGHYRVPYRGADYFFDDGYWYRPYGSRYVVVTPPYGVRVRYLPSYAEQVWIGSIGYFLVAGTYYLWQADSQEYEVVAPPMEQPLVAQSAYDVIAYPMYGQGPDQQNRDRYECHQWAANQSGFDPAAATYAPPAYVADNYRRALGACLSGRGYSVN, encoded by the coding sequence ATGAAGTCGGGCATCTGGCCGTTCGCCGGGGTTACGCTGCTTTCCCTGGCCATCGCTGCCCAGGCACTGGCAGCCGAGCCACAGGACCAGTCCGGTCAGTCCCAGGGGCGACCCGCCGCCAGCCAGGGCAATAATGGCGGCGGACGGACGCCGATGTCCCACGAGGGGCCGAGCCGCCCCATGGGCAATTGGCAGCAGCGCCCGGCTGAAAATTCGGGCGGACAATGGCAAGGCCATCCGCAAGGGAACGGCAATGGCCAGTGGCAGGGCCACCCGCAAGGGAACGGCAATGGCCAGTGGCAGGGCCACCCGCAAGGGAACGGCAATGGCCAGTGGCAAGGCCACCCTCAGGGCAATGGCAACGGCCAATGGCAAGTCCATCCGCAAGTGAACGGCAATGGTCAGTGGCAGGGCCATCCACCCGCCAGCAATGGCGGGCAATGGCAGGGGAACCCCAGGGGTGACCATGACTGGCATGGCAATTCACCGGGCAACAACGGTGGGCAGTGGTCGGGCCGTCCGCCCGCCGCCAATGCCAATCCGGGAATTCCCCCGCCCAGCGGTAACGACCAGTGGCACGGCCGCCCAATCGGCGCCGGCACCACTCAATGGCAAGGCGAGCATTCCGACCGGCCGGGCTGGCAAGGGGGCTCGCGTCCGCCTCCCGGTGGCTGGCAGGGGCGCCCGCCGCCGTCCCATGGCAACTGGGGGCCGCATCCCTCCTACTGGCGTCCGGGCTATGTGGTGAACAGCGTACCGGCCGGGCACTATCGGGTGCCTTATCGCGGGGCGGATTACTTCTTCGACGACGGCTACTGGTATCGCCCGTATGGCTCGCGCTACGTGGTGGTGACGCCGCCCTATGGCGTGCGCGTGCGCTACCTGCCGTCCTACGCCGAACAGGTGTGGATCGGCAGCATCGGCTACTTCCTGGTGGCGGGGACCTACTACCTGTGGCAGGCCGATTCGCAGGAGTACGAGGTGGTGGCGCCGCCGATGGAGCAGCCGCTGGTGGCGCAGTCAGCCTACGACGTGATCGCGTACCCGATGTATGGACAGGGGCCGGACCAGCAGAACCGCGACCGCTATGAATGCCATCAGTGGGCTGCCAACCAGAGCGGCTTCGACCCGGCCGCGGCGACGTACGCACCGCCGGCCTATGTCGCCGACAACTACCGCCGCGCCCTCGGCGCGTGCCTGAGCGGGCGCGGCTACAGCGTCAACTGA
- a CDS encoding cation diffusion facilitator family transporter has translation MITHASNTHLLRLATFSSLGVAITLVIAKAIVWWLSGSVSLLAGLTDSLLDGAASFLNLLAVHYAIRPADDDHRYGHGKAESLSGLAQALFIAVSAVLVGAQAIDRLQHPAPVEAAGWGIAVMILSLVLTAALLAVQGYVVRITGSNAIRADSLHYRSDLLLNSSILVALVLAQFGWQQMDAIFGLGIALYILWSSFQIARESIAVLMDEELPPDVSTRMLELVREVPGVLGAHDLRTRISGTHWFVQLHLELPGELTLSKAHLLCDEAVLAIHKEFPRAEVLVHADPQEVVGKETIS, from the coding sequence ATGATCACCCACGCCAGCAATACCCACCTGCTGCGCCTGGCGACCTTCTCGTCGCTCGGCGTGGCCATCACCCTTGTAATAGCCAAAGCCATCGTCTGGTGGCTCAGCGGCTCGGTCAGCCTGCTCGCCGGCCTGACCGACTCGCTGCTCGACGGCGCCGCCTCATTCCTCAACCTGCTGGCGGTGCACTACGCCATCCGCCCGGCGGACGACGACCACCGCTACGGCCACGGCAAGGCCGAATCCCTCTCGGGCCTGGCCCAGGCGCTGTTCATCGCGGTGAGTGCGGTGCTGGTCGGCGCCCAGGCCATCGACCGCCTGCAACACCCGGCGCCGGTGGAGGCTGCCGGCTGGGGCATCGCGGTCATGATCCTGTCCCTGGTCCTCACCGCCGCGCTGCTGGCCGTGCAGGGGTACGTGGTGAGGATCACCGGCTCCAACGCCATCCGCGCCGACTCGCTGCATTACCGCTCGGACCTGCTGCTCAACAGCAGCATCCTGGTGGCCCTGGTGCTGGCGCAGTTCGGCTGGCAGCAGATGGATGCGATCTTCGGCCTGGGCATCGCCCTGTACATCCTCTGGAGCTCCTTCCAGATCGCCCGCGAATCCATCGCCGTGCTGATGGACGAGGAACTGCCCCCGGACGTCAGCACGCGCATGCTCGAACTGGTGCGCGAAGTGCCCGGCGTGCTCGGCGCCCACGACCTGCGCACGCGGATTTCCGGTACTCACTGGTTCGTCCAGCTGCACCTGGAACTGCCCGGCGAGCTGACCCTGTCCAAGGCGCACCTGCTGTGCGACGAGGCGGTGCTGGCGATCCACAAGGAGTTCCCGCGGGCCGAGGTGCTGGTGCACGCCGATCCGCAGGAAGTGGTGGGCAAAGAGACCATCAGTTGA
- a CDS encoding DinB family protein: MHGALASHLQQLLAYHQWAYDRILEAVAPLDEAAYRAPRGLFFDSLHGTLNHLAVVDRIWFARVQREPWQFERLDAEAAPDRAGLTAFLKEGVDAWRLWLDKQTDATLGSALAYRNMAGQEHRQSLANIVQHVVNHGTHHRGQMSAALTAIGQKAPLLDYIYFLPNRMDT, translated from the coding sequence ATGCACGGCGCTCTCGCTTCACACCTTCAGCAACTCCTGGCGTACCACCAGTGGGCCTACGACCGCATCCTGGAGGCCGTCGCGCCTCTGGATGAGGCGGCCTATCGCGCACCGCGCGGGCTGTTCTTCGACAGCCTGCACGGTACCCTCAACCACCTCGCGGTGGTCGACCGCATCTGGTTCGCCCGTGTGCAGCGAGAGCCCTGGCAGTTCGAACGCCTGGACGCTGAGGCGGCGCCCGACCGCGCGGGCCTCACCGCCTTCCTCAAGGAAGGCGTCGACGCCTGGCGGCTGTGGCTCGACAAGCAGACCGACGCCACCCTCGGCAGTGCGCTGGCCTACCGCAACATGGCCGGCCAGGAGCATCGCCAGAGCCTGGCCAACATCGTCCAGCATGTGGTCAATCACGGCACCCACCACCGCGGCCAGATGAGCGCGGCGCTGACCGCCATCGGCCAGAAGGCGCCGCTGCTCGATTACATCTATTTCCTGCCCAACCGCATGGACACATGA
- a CDS encoding polyribonucleotide nucleotidyltransferase, with product MRLATRVSCAVLCATLFSQLTACGTIFYPDRRGQIDGRIDPAIAVFDAIGLLFYIIPGLIAFGVDFATGAIYLPDAKYSVAPDKLKDAVSEDGTVDKAKLKAIIEHETGRSLPLDDPRLIQRSGSLQQLASLGMHPEA from the coding sequence ATGCGTCTCGCTACCCGTGTGTCCTGCGCGGTTCTTTGCGCCACCCTGTTCAGTCAACTGACGGCCTGCGGCACTATCTTCTACCCCGATCGCCGCGGCCAGATCGACGGCCGAATCGACCCGGCCATCGCGGTCTTCGACGCCATCGGTCTGTTGTTCTACATCATCCCGGGCCTGATCGCCTTCGGCGTAGACTTCGCTACCGGCGCCATCTACCTGCCCGATGCCAAGTACTCGGTCGCGCCGGATAAGCTCAAGGATGCAGTGAGTGAAGACGGCACCGTCGACAAGGCTAAACTCAAGGCGATCATCGAGCACGAAACCGGCCGCAGCCTGCCGCTGGACGACCCGCGTCTGATCCAGCGCAGCGGCAGCCTCCAACAACTCGCCAGCCTGGGAATGCACCCGGAGGCTTGA